The region atccccatattattacttaccctcttgctcttttgcaccccagtatcgctacttgcacatcatcatctgcacatatatcactccagtattaatgctaaattgtaattattttcgcctctatggcctatttattgcctacctgcCTACtctcctacatttgcacacactgtacatagatctttctatttttattttcttttgtgttattgactgtacatttgtttatgtgtaactctgtgttgttgtttttgtcacactgctttgctttatcttggccaggtcgcagttgtaaatgagaacttgttctcaactggcctacctggttaaataaaggtgaaataaaacatttaaaaataaacaCAAGTATGCAGAGCTGCAGTGCAGGAAGTGTCACTCTGAAGAGGGCACTGTTTCCTCACAATAATACCGTGTTGGTGAGGGTAAAGCAGGAGGATAGAGGGCCATGAAGCCAGAtggcacaaagaccagggagcacCATTTCCTTACCAGTCCAGCTAAGTCCCAGGTGGTCAGCCACGATGGCCATCCGCAGGTCTGTTCGCTCACAGGGACTCTGAGGACCTGAAGGGCAGAGAACATCTATTAATCAACACTGTTCAGTATCTTTTCTACTGACTGAAATTGGAGTACAGAGGACTCTTTCCTTTTCTGGCCAAGCGTGGAATTTTCCAAATTATATAAATTCATACTGAGTGTTTTGCAGCCTCTCCTCTGGGTTTGATATAGACATGTTTAATCAACAGGTTTACCGTGAATGTGAATTGTATTATTCAATGGGTTGGTTAGGCTGACAACACTTCAGATTTGGTTTCCAGAATGGCAAGAAAAGGCAGACTAGACACAATATGACGGACTACAGTGTGTCATTTGGACACAGATGCTCTGTGAATGTTTGTGAATAtgtatcctcaaagcaggcagtAATTGTCATAAGAACTATACAAACAAAATAAAGTAAAAACATTGGTCAAAAGTGTCATGTACTCGTAGGAGCTCTAGTGGACTCACAGTTCTTAATGGGACTACACAGTACACATGCGGACAACCTTTGTGTTTTTGCTAAGGCTAATTAGCTCAGTGACACAACCTGAACATGAAATAGAATAAACTAGAACTGCTGTTATCAGTAGCCAccctgcacagacagacagatagacagactcaGTAGCCGTCAACAGGAAACTGGCTGTGCCAGTGCACCAGTCACTACTCTGGCATGCTGAGGTCTCTGACAACTAAGGGGttggggggagaaggaggagagtctGACAAGGACAAATACAGTACATAGATGACGATGACAGAATGACGGCTACTATTTTAAGAGAATAAACACGCCACAGGCAATCAATCACAACGACTTCATGCAACTAAGGTTTTAACAAGTGTGAAAGTTTTACAAACTAGGCTTGATCTCCGCGACGGGGGGCGCCCGAGGCCCCGCAACCTGACTGCCCTCCTTCCCACCAGTCCGCCTACTCCTCCTGCTCCTTTCACTGCCGGAGGCCCTGTCGACCTTAGCTCTTACGGACAAGGCCCCGGCCTCAGCTCTCGAGCCTCTACCAGACCTCGACGAGCGGGAGGGCTGAGAGGGGGCCGACAGAGAGGTGCTCCTGGAGGTGCTGTCTTCCTCGGACTGTTCTCCCTGTGTCTTTTTCTCTTCGTCTGACAGGCGGTCGGCCAGCTTTAGCGTCTCCCCGCTAATGCCCTTAAAGTACTCGATGGTGCGTTTACAAACCTCGCTGGCGTTCTCCCTACTCGTCTCACCTGCCGAGCTAACCTGAGATCTGTTTTTAATGGAGAACCTGgagggtaactgtatagctactCTTTCCCTGCTAGACTGAGCTGTTACCTGCACTGATATTGGGGAGCTGGTTGTGCTGCTCTTTTTAATATCTTTGATTGGGATTCTAGACCTGGGCTCTACTTTGGCAATGACAGGCTCTGCTCTTCTCCTGACCTCAGCCTTGACAACCTGTTTGGGTTTTTGCTTCCCTATTGCTGTGGCTTGTGTACGAAAAGACCACCCTGGCGCTTTGACAGGCAGCCTAGACTTTTGCTGCTTCGTCTCAGCTTCCTTGATGGCTTCACTTTCTCTTTGTTCAGCCTGAACACTGCTTTCTTCTACTCTCTCTACAGAGTCACTACAGAACAAAGCTTCAATCCTACTGGCTTTCTGAAGTGTGGGTTCAGAAGACGACTGCAAATTAAACACCACACTGCCACACTGTATATAGTTAGCCTGCACGCTTGAGGACTCaaggttattgttgttattgcagTTCTCTGCAGGGTAATCTCTTCTTTCTGACAGCTTTGGATCTGTGTATCCGCTAGACTGACTCTCCACTGACTGGTTTTCCAAGTTAATGTACTCTGCCATCTGACTTTCTGCCATCTCTGCCTTACATTCTTTGAGATCCCCAGAGTCTTTTTTCACTGTAATGGAGACGGCTATTCCCATCTTAATGGGGGTGCGTAATTTGGGGTCAACTTTAGAGGCCGTAATCGTGCATGAGGATGTGATCTCGGCTACAGTGACACCAGAAGGCGCATCGCTACAGCCAGTGCCAGTCTGTGCAGGGCTGCACTTTGCTGATGTGCTGCTGTCTGTGGCAGTCTCTAccttcaccccttcacccctctccCCTGTTTTTGACTGAGAGGTAACTACCCCCGGActcttaccccctctccccttgtCCCCTGATTTCCCATCAGAGGAATGCTCACCAATCTGGAAAAATTGAAGTCTCTCTTCAACAAAGTCCCGCTTGCTCATGTCAATTGCACCACTGCGCGTCATCTCAAACATCTTCCCCTCGTGGAAGGGGAAAGGGTTAGGCTCGCTAGTCGGTGTGCTCTCATCAGTCGGGGTTCTAGCAGGGGTAGTGTCTGGAGTGGTGGCTTGCGACTTGTCATCCACAGACAAACCGAAAGGCTTGGGATCTTCTTCTTTCGCTTTGGCATCAAAAACTCCTTCTCCCCCTTTGCTTGACCAGGGGTCAAAGTCTAAGCCTTTCGTGGCGACAGTTTTGAAGGTAGAGTTTAACTCCTCTTCGAGTTGATAGCCAAAGAAGTTATCTGCAAAGCCTTGTCTATCGCCCTGTCTATCTGGATGTCTTCCCTCGAGAGTGTAGTCTTTTTCATCTCCAATGTTTTGATCTGAGTTTGCTTTCCCATTATCCCCTCCATCCTCACTTGGTGTTTTCTCCTCCTCTATGACTTCAAGCTTTGATTGACTAAAGGAACGATCACATGTCTTGCCGTCATTGGACAGGCTGGATGTCTTAGGGTCTTGTTCACTCAACCCATCATCCTCATCTTGAAGGTCATAGCCATCGAGAGAGTCTATTTCAGTAGCATCTGTGTCATGAGAGAACTCAGTTGTGGCAATGGAGCAGTCTGTGATTGACTGGTCATTTTGCTCCAAGTCTTCCTCCTCTGCTTTTACAACGCCATTAGTACCTGACTCCTTGTTGTTTCCGTTCCTCTCAGGCTTTTTGGGTTTCAGAcgcttctctccttcctccttctccttcatCTTGAAGGTGTACTTTTTGTTGGGGATGGGATGGAAGATAGACTCATCATCGCTAGAGTTACTGTCATCTGCTCCAGGGGGAACTGGAGACGGAGGCTGAACCCTGATGATGGGCTCTGCAAGGAGGTGCTGATCATGCTCCTCTTGGAGGTtcacctccatcatctctgtcTCAGCCTCTGAGGAGGCACAAGACCCCCTCTTCTCAGGGTCCGAATGCTCAGCCTCTAAAGGCGGAGGTGGGGGAAACTCAATGTAAGCGACTCGTTTCTCTTTGGGTCGTTTCAATGTTTCCTGGTTTCTGTTGGAGGGTTCTGATGAGGCAGGCTTGGTTTTCTGTGGCAGAGACTCCGTGTAGATGAAGGTCTTTCCTTCGTCTTCCTCAGACTCCTCTGCTATTGGACTGGGCATGCTGGGCATATATCCAATCACGGAATCTGTCTTTCTGGAGGCAAGGCTCACCTCCTCAGAGCTTGGTGTCTCAGGAGTAACAGGACTCTTGCCAGAGCTGTCCATGAAAGTTACTTGCTCTAAAGTGTCATCCTCTGGGCTGCCTTGAGGAGATGGGGGCTGTTTTTGTTTGACAGTATAAAATGCTCCCCGTGTCTCGTGCACTGTTCGGCTCTCGTGACTCACTATTTTTTGGTACGTTCCCAGCAGCCCAGTTGTTTCTTTTTCATATTGCTTGCCCACTTGGATGCTTACATAAACTGGCAATGGTTTGATGTCTTTGAAACCCTCAGTGACAACTACAGGGGTTATGTTTTCCAAGTATTCTACTTGGTCGCTATCTATACCATTACATACTACAGTTGACTGACTACTATCATAAGAATCTGAGGATTTTTCTACTGATGAGTCGTTTGTAGATTTGTTGGCTTCAGAGCTGCCATGTAACCGATTTCTAGCTAAAGTAGGTATTTGTGATCCTGCCCTTTCACATAGTTTAACAGAGGTATCTAACTTTAATGATGTGGATTGATGATTCTCTGAGAAACTACATGGCATTCTAACAGGAATTTGCGATTCCGAGTTTTTTTTTAGACTACCGGTACGTACATCACTACTATTTGGGTTTTCTCGAACCACAAGCTCTGTGTAAATAGTTTTCTTGGTTGTCTCTTCTTTACTGGTTATTCCATCTCTAAAGCCCTGCAGTTGTCTTTGTGAATTTCTGTCATTGCCATGCGCATCTTGAACTAACGTGTGAGCTAGTTTTGACACTTGCGGTTTATAGTTTCCATTTCCATGACATTCCCAAGTTTTGAAGGACTTTTTTTCTTCCTGTTCATTTCCGTTTGTGTCGTGTTTAGGAGATGAGCATATATACCTATTAGCACTGGGGCTTGGTCCACTAGATCCTCTAACCTCACTTTCTATAACTTTCCTGGTACTTCCTGGACTGTCTGGTGATTTGGGGATATTTGAGCCAGCAAAGACTTGATACACAGGCAGCGTACTTTCCTGGAGTTTTCTTACTGGGGCATTTGATGTTTGTCCCCATTGTGGACCCTTTTCTTGCTTCTGAGCCTCTTGTTCAAATTTTAGCCTAACAGCGCTGACTTTGGAGcatgacatttgaaatggttTAGAAGCGTCACCTGCATTGCCCTGTGAAGTGCCATCACCTGGTTTTCTATTgtcatcattatactgtagcagcACTCTCCTCTCTGGGCTGCTCGGTAAACTAGCACATTTTCTATCACTAGAGCCAAATCTGTCCCTGAAACGTTCTCTACATTCCTCACCACTGCTCCCATTCTTATAGGTTGATCTTTCAGGACTGCTGTGCGTAGAGCTAGGCCCAGATCGTGTTTCCCTAAAGTCTGACCTGCGGGACTTCTTCTCAGGGGATGAGAGCTCATCATTCAGTTTCTCCGTCTTATCACGAAAAAACTGAGAGACTTCACTAAGCTTTTCCTCTGCTTCCTTAACAGTTCTGTCTACTCTGTCTTCATATATTAGCTTTTCTCTATTCTGGCTCTGTCTGTCATCAGTGACACGCATCCAAACAGAGTGCTTTGGGCTACCAGGTTCGGAGGAATACTGCAATAATGTTAGTTTGTCAAAGTTATCATCTACATTGGCATTTTCACCTGATTTGTCAATGTTTGATGACCTCAAAATATATTCTTGCCTTGATCCACTAGACCGTTCCTGACTATAACTACTCCTATCTGGGGAGTGAAAATGAGACCTGTCCCTCAAATACTCCTCGGTGTCAGAGTGAGAAGAGTCTGGTTTCTCAGAGAGAAGCATTTTGTCTGCAAAGTTGTAGGACTCCCCTCTGAGTTCTGATGATTCATCATCATTATATTCCACTGACTGCTGGCTGAGAAGCTTCAGGGCTTTGTACGAGTCATCTGCCATGAGCTGTGCAGAGCTTGGACGACTGTCGTCTTCCTGTGACATGGGCGTGTTTACTCTGGAAGACTCTAGGTAACAGGGGAGCGATTCTTcaggctcctcctctccctgtcgcGACAGTCCGCTGTTCCCTTGGTAGAAGTACATCTCCTTCTCTGGGGCATTTTTTGTTTCCCGGATGATGACCTCAGTTGGTTCAGTTTTGTTGCCCTTTTCAATGTGAACCTCGATTATTCTTTCAACCTTGGGCTTTGAGTTTATATCCCTCTGCGATGTGTCATCATTGCCGGCCCTGTGCTCAAACAGTCCAGCAAGTTCTCTGGAGGGATCCCTGCCTGACTGGAAAGCTTTCATGATATCATGCACTGACATTGATTCTTCCATCCTCTCGGATGCATTCtctttactctggggtttgtggtacacCATTCGGGTGGTAGTCGTGATGTGGGTCTCTTCCTTCACACGCATGCTCTTGCCCATTGAGTCATCGTCTGGGCTGATTTTCATCTGAAATGATTTTGTTTGGTCCACATTGGATGCATTCAGAACTTTGGGTTCTGCATCAGTGTATCGAACTGCCCTTGTATCCTCCATCATTGGTTGCTTGTTATCTTCAGGAGACTCATAACTCCTAATAACACGAACAACCTCAGTCCTTGTCTCAGTGATTACTGGTGGAATATCCTGGAAAAGTGCCTTGGGTCCCATGCCTTCTGCACTCTGTGGGGCAGAGGGTGTCCTTTCACTCCTCGTCTCAAAGCCACTGTCTGAGAGGGGACTCTTGTCCTGGTCATGTGAGATGTCATCTGGAGATTCTAACATGGCATCAGGCCCAAATAGCACATCTGCTAGTTTACAGAGCTCCTTTTCTGAGGCAGAGGACCGCATGTTTGCGGGTGGCATTTTCAGCTTGTGCTCAGGTTTAAGCATTCGTTtttgtttctcctctccttcccttctaACCTCATCGGATTTATGCTTTGCATCTGCAGTTTTTGAGATAGAGCCACTGTCAATGTCATTTGTCAAGTAGTCTACTACCTTCAATAGATTAAAATCTCTGTCTGGTATAGTCTTAGTTTTGATTTGAGGAACCACTGTCTCATATCTTGGTGGATAACTCCAGTTGCTTGGCTGGGGATCCACTGGTGCTTGTTTAGAGCACTGTGCCTCATCGGTTTTATTCATTTTAATAGCCGTCTTGCTATCCTTGACCGTATCCTTGGTCAGTATCTCACTAACTTTGACCAGGTCCTGTTTGACTTTCTCTACAATTCTGCAAGGCTCCTCGTCCTCTATTTTAGCCTCTTTGGGAGAGTCAGACTGGAAACCTTTGGAGGCTGAACTTGGTTCTGTTTGCAAGATGTTAGACATCCGTATCAAGTCCTCTTTCATTTCTGCCACGTCCTTCAGTATCTCTTGGCTGGAGGACAGCGGGGATGAGGTGGTGGATTTCAGGGCAGTCGGGGGCATAAATAAGGGGGATTTGACAGGTGACAGAGTTCTGGCAAAGGAAGACTGGGCTGAGTTTGTCTCAGCAGGCATAGTTTTTCGAGAGGACGAGAGGGCAGCAGCTGGCGTTGACACTTCAGGGAGCTTTTTAAATTGGGGCTCTGGCAACACATTTATAACCGAATACACTGGGACCGTCATGGTGCCAGATGTGACAGTGGTGGTAGAGTTCGGTGGGGACCTTAGAGTGGCATATAGGGAACTAGAGGCTGAGGATCTTATGGATTGGTAAGATGATGACGCTGAGGAGGACATGGACTTCAGAGTGCCATATCCAGAGGCAGAGCAGGAATTGAAAGTCTTTTCAACCTCGTCAAAGGCTGCATTTACGCTTGTCGTTGCTGCATTGGTGGTTGCCTGTATCCTCTCCTGTAAGCTGCTGGAGAGTAGGGACGTGGGCGAGGAGGAGCGGTACTTTGTAGGGGATACTGTTCCATTGATCAGAGCTGCAGCACTAGGAGGTGTGTTGGATTTAATTGGTGAGGAAAGGGAGGAAAATAGACTTAAGGGGTCTGCATTGGACCGGACAGAGGAGAGGCCAGGAACAGTTTTTATAGGAGAGGACGATGCTGTGGTGCCCACCATGACACCCTTGAATGGCAGAGTTGAACTGTACATGTTCAGTGAGGATTTGGGGGAAGCAGGTGGGCTCATGGCGATTGATGACCTCTCTAGCAGACACCCCACACCAGTGCTGATGGGAGAGGTTCTAGAAGACAATGCTGCCAGTCCCTTGATGGAAACGGGGTCTGGAACGCTTCTGACTGGCGATGACAGGAGACTGGGGGTGACCTGAACTGGGTACTGGGTCTGCTGAACTACAGTCTTAATTGGGGATGAAATTGTCCTGTACGACCTGATGGGGGATGCTACGTCGCTGACTGACTTGATGGAATGGGCCGGTGAGCAGCCTATGTTGGACTTGATGGGGGATGCCGAGGTGATGGACCACACGGACTTCAGTGGAGAGGCATTGGGCGTGTTGGACGATGAACTGGAGTGGGAACCGAACCCAGACTTGGCTTGCTCAGGGACGGAGACAGGAACAGCCGACCACGCCTGATAAGATCTCGTTGAAAAGACAGGTTTGTAAGCGTAGCCAGTAGGCTGTGTTCTCTGCGAGCTCCGATCAGTTGTTTCTTGAATAACCAAACCAAAGATTGAACATAAATTCAACaaaaaataattgaaataataaaacaGGAAAACCAGAGAGAGAAAGTTGGCGTCAGTAGGCCAATATTAATCAAAGCAGTAAGAATAATACAATGGTGAATTTATGCAATGTCAATTACTATCTAAACAAAGGTTGGATGAAAAGTGATTGTTTGAGGTCAATGATCTGTCATAAATAGAAAAGATACAAGATAACACATGATGAAGCATATGAGGCAACGAAATGCTTGAGGTAGCTAACAGTGGAGAAGAAAATATTAGAAATGtaccaagacaacaacaacaaccactctAACCATGTGTGACTTTCGATGTGCTTTGTCTGTTTGCCTTTTTGCTACAGTGCCTTTTATATACTTGGTGCCCTTCATGATCATATGTTTTCAATGCCAAAAATGATCCCACAATCCTTTTGGTAGATTATTGGTGCAATAACTGTCTCAAGGGTTCACTTATTGATTGGTTCACACAAAATGAAAGAAGGCCCTGAACAATCGCAAAGCCCATAAGAGTGAGGTGTTCTTCAAAAGAATGAAAAAGATACAAGAGAATAATTTAATTTGACACAGGGTTCAAAATCTATTTCAAAAATAATAAATTAACATTTGGATGTTGCAATGCCAGTTGTTTTCCCACAAATGTGATGAGACAACAAAAAACAGGAAAATAAATTTCACAAAATGGAGAGGGTCTGCAAAGTATAAGACACAGTAAACCATGCAAGTGTTGTCGTGGATGGATATGAATCATGACGTCTATGATGACAGTATGGAAAGTGCTCATAATTCTACACTATGGATGTATGGATATATCATAAAGGCAATATCTTACACTGCATATGAAGTTGTACAACGTTTCTGAAAGTAAAGATGTTAAACTCACTCGCTGCAGGGTCGGTCAGATAGCTGTAGCGCTTACGCAAAGCTAAGGAGGCAAAGGTATGACGTCGGTCTGGTTTTTCAgtctgcaacaacaaaaacaacaaaatatgtTTTAACATAAAATGTAGATTGGATTTAAAGGCCAAAAAGGTATCTTCCCTTTTTTCACACTACTGCCAGAATTTCTcccattttgtggttttgaaatAAAATCAAGATGATGCATTTAGATTTTCTGAAGTCCATGTTGTTGAGATAGTAGGCACTGTAGGTGATTGTGTTGTAAGTCACCTTCGGCTGATGACTCAAATATCCATGCTTTCCTCTGATTGGATAGATTAAGTGTTACATTGGTGGTGCGATTTAAAGTGTATTTATCTGTCTAATTTTGAAGAAACACATGCAATATGTGATTATTAGATTTGGAGAACTCTGGTGAGATGTCCACAAGCTGACACTGAGAATGCACCTGATCTCTAAAATAAATGATTTAAAGAGGACTCACTCCATTAGTCATGGATGAATGTTCTTTTGAGATCATGAGATGTAATGTAAATGAAGGAAAACACTCTGAGATATAGCTATAAAACATGAAACATTCATGTCATCTTTTGCTGACTAGGTTATGTTGACTTTTCCTCATGCAACGAATAACTCATTGGTCTTGTATAGGTGTGAACAAAACATTGGCAGAAGATGGCTGAAACCACAACTAAGCTAGAGTACTATGCACTACAGCGGGGTTTATCCTCTTCTATCTGCcattccgaaagcactgtatgtcACGCTCTCTGAAAATAGTGTGGAGGGATGGTGTTTCCTACTAGCCTACCTACTGAACACATATGGAAAGAAAGATATGGAAAATAAGCCAGGGTGTGGTACACAAATTGCTCCACTTGGCTTGGGATGAGGACAATAATAATGAAA is a window of Salmo salar chromosome ssa18, Ssal_v3.1, whole genome shotgun sequence DNA encoding:
- the LOC106577144 gene encoding ankyrin-3 isoform X14; amino-acid sequence: MAHAASALKKNRDVDVNAIEDEKEKKRRIKKLASREQKRKSDSNASYLRAARAGNLEKALDYLKSGVEINICNQNGLNALHLASKEGHVEVVAELLKLEANVDAATKKGNTALHIASLAGQTEVVKELVTNGANVNAQSQNGFTPLYMAAQENHIEVVRFLLEHNSSQSMATEDGFTPLAVALQQGHDQVVSLLLENDTKGKVRLPALHIAARKDDTKAAALLLQNDRNADVESKMMVNKTTESGFTPLHIAAHYGNINVATLLLNRGGAVDFMARNDITPLHVASKRGNSNMVKLLLDRGSKIDAKTKDGLTPLHCGARSGHEQVVEILLDRGAPILSKTKNGLSPLHMATQGDHINCVQLLLQNDVPVDDVTNDYLTALHVAAHCGHYKVAKLIVDKKANPNAKALNGFTPLHIACKKNRAKVMELLLKHGASIQAVTESGLTPIHVAAFMGHENIVNSLTHHGASPNTTNVRGETALHMAARAGQADVVRYLLQNGAKVETKAKDDQTALHISSRLGKADIVQQLLQRGASANAATTSGYTPLHLAAREGHEDVAAMLLDQGASLSASTKKGFSPLHVAAKYGKMEVASLLLQKRAAPDAAGKSGLTPLHVAAHYDNQRVALLLLDQGASPHAAAKNGYTPLHIAAKKNQMDIGTTLLEYGADTNAVTRQGISPVHLAAQEGSVDLVSLLLTKNASVNMGNKSGLTPLHLAAQEDKVNVAEVLLNQGADVDPSTKMGYTPLHVACHYGNVKMADFLIQNQARVDDKTKNGYTPLHQAAQQGHTHIINLLLQHGASANQLTVNGSTALSIACRLGYISVVDTLRPVTDENLTSVTATEKHKMNIPETMNEFLDMSDDEAKANAPEILNDDCISDVDEGEDAMTGDTDKYLRPQDLKELGDDSLPQEGYMGFSIGVRSASSDRSNTLNRSSYARDSMMIEEILAPTKDTHLAVTRDYDAECLRRYSWTPDTIDHSNTVSSPIHSGLSSPLPQYDSRFLVSFMVDARGGSMRGSRSNGMRIIIPPRKCTAPTRITCRLAKRHKLAYPPPMVEGEGLVSRLVEVGPAGAQFLGPVIVEIPHFGSMRGKERELIVLRSDNGDTWKEHQYDCHPSDITDILNGMDEELDSNAELEKKRICRIITRDFPQYFAVVSRIKQESNHMGPEGGTLTSLTMPMVQASFPQGALTKKIRVGLQAQPVPDDMVRNLLGNRATFSPIVTVEPRRRKFHKPITMTIPVPPRSAEGHPIGPRGDSTPCLRLLCSITGGTSPAQWEDITGTTPLSFVTDCVSFTTNVSARFWLADCHQIPETVGLASQLYRELICVPYLAKFVVFAKMNDPVESRLRCFCMTDDKVDKTLEQQENFEEVARSKDIEVLEGKPIHVDCYGNLSPLIKSGQQLIFNFFSFKENRLPFNVKVRDMGQEPCGRLSFLKEPKTTKGLPQTAICNLNITLPTHKKDMMESDPDDETEKPDRRHTFASLALRKRYSYLTDPAAKTTDRSSQRTQPTGYAYKPVFSTRSYQAWSAVPVSVPEQAKSGFGSHSSSSSNTPNASPLKSVWSITSASPIKSNIGCSPAHSIKSVSDVASPIRSYRTISSPIKTVVQQTQYPVQVTPSLLSSPVRSVPDPVSIKGLAALSSRTSPISTGVGCLLERSSIAMSPPASPKSSLNMYSSTLPFKGVMVGTTASSSPIKTVPGLSSVRSNADPLSLFSSLSSPIKSNTPPSAAALINGTVSPTKYRSSSPTSLLSSSLQERIQATTNAATTSVNAAFDEVEKTFNSCSASGYGTLKSMSSSASSSYQSIRSSASSSLYATLRSPPNSTTTVTSGTMTVPVYSVINVLPEPQFKKLPEVSTPAAALSSSRKTMPAETNSAQSSFARTLSPVKSPLFMPPTALKSTTSSPLSSSQEILKDVAEMKEDLIRMSNILQTEPSSASKGFQSDSPKEAKIEDEEPCRIVEKVKQDLVKVSEILTKDTVKDSKTAIKMNKTDEAQCSKQAPVDPQPSNWSYPPRYETVVPQIKTKTIPDRDFNLLKVVDYLTNDIDSGSISKTADAKHKSDEVRREGEEKQKRMLKPEHKLKMPPANMRSSASEKELCKLADVLFGPDAMLESPDDISHDQDKSPLSDSGFETRSERTPSAPQSAEGMGPKALFQDIPPVITETRTEVVRVIRSYESPEDNKQPMMEDTRAVRYTDAEPKVLNASNVDQTKSFQMKISPDDDSMGKSMRVKEETHITTTTRMVYHKPQSKENASERMEESMSVHDIMKAFQSGRDPSRELAGLFEHRAGNDDTSQRDINSKPKVERIIEVHIEKGNKTEPTEVIIRETKNAPEKEMYFYQGNSGLSRQGEEEPEESLPCYLESSRVNTPMSQEDDSRPSSAQLMADDSYKALKLLSQQSVEYNDDESSELRGESYNFADKMLLSEKPDSSHSDTEEYLRDRSHFHSPDRSSYSQERSSGSRQEYILRSSNIDKSGENANVDDNFDKLTLLQYSSEPGSPKHSVWMRVTDDRQSQNREKLIYEDRVDRTVKEAEEKLSEVSQFFRDKTEKLNDELSSPEKKSRRSDFRETRSGPSSTHSSPERSTYKNGSSGEECRERFRDRFGSSDRKCASLPSSPERRVLLQYNDDNRKPGDGTSQGNAGDASKPFQMSCSKVSAVRLKFEQEAQKQEKGPQWGQTSNAPVRKLQESTLPVYQVFAGSNIPKSPDSPGSTRKVIESEVRGSSGPSPSANRYICSSPKHDTNGNEQEEKKSFKTWECHGNGNYKPQVSKLAHTLVQDAHGNDRNSQRQLQGFRDGITSKEETTKKTIYTELVVRENPNSSDVRTGSLKKNSESQIPVRMPCSFSENHQSTSLKLDTSVKLCERAGSQIPTLARNRLHGSSEANKSTNDSSVEKSSDSYDSSQSTVVCNGIDSDQVEYLENITPVVVTEGFKDIKPLPVYVSIQVGKQYEKETTGLLGTYQKIVSHESRTVHETRGAFYTVKQKQPPSPQGSPEDDTLEQVTFMDSSGKSPVTPETPSSEEVSLASRKTDSVIGYMPSMPSPIAEESEEDEGKTFIYTESLPQKTKPASSEPSNRNQETLKRPKEKRVAYIEFPPPPPLEAEHSDPEKRGSCASSEAETEMMEVNLQEEHDQHLLAEPIIRVQPPSPVPPGADDSNSSDDESIFHPIPNKKYTFKMKEKEEGEKRLKPKKPERNGNNKESGTNGVVKAEEEDLEQNDQSITDCSIATTEFSHDTDATEIDSLDGYDLQDEDDGLSEQDPKTSSLSNDGKTCDRSFSQSKLEVIEEEKTPSEDGGDNGKANSDQNIGDEKDYTLEGRHPDRQGDRQGFADNFFGYQLEEELNSTFKTVATKGLDFDPWSSKGGEGVFDAKAKEEDPKPFGLSVDDKSQATTPDTTPARTPTDESTPTSEPNPFPFHEGKMFEMTRSGAIDMSKRDFVEERLQFFQIGEHSSDGKSGDKGRGGKSPGVVTSQSKTGERGEGVKVETATDSSTSAKCSPAQTGTGCSDAPSGVTVAEITSSCTITASKVDPKLRTPIKMGIAVSITVKKDSGDLKECKAEMAESQMAEYINLENQSVESQSSGYTDPKLSERRDYPAENCNNNNNLESSSVQANYIQCGSVVFNLQSSSEPTLQKASRIEALFCSDSVERVEESSVQAEQRESEAIKEAETKQQKSRLPVKAPGWSFRTQATAIGKQKPKQVVKAEVRRRAEPVIAKVEPRSRIPIKDIKKSSTTSSPISVQVTAQSSRERVAIQLPSRFSIKNRSQVSSAGETSRENASEVCKRTIEYFKGISGETLKLADRLSDEEKKTQGEQSEEDSTSRSTSLSAPSQPSRSSRSGRGSRAEAGALSVRAKVDRASGSERSRRSRRTGGKEGSQVAGPRAPPVAEIKPSPQSPCERTDLRMAIVADHLGLSWTELAREMDFSVDEINHIRVENPNSLTAQSFMLLKKWVSRDGKNATTDALTGVLTKVNRMDIVTLLEGPIFDYGNISGTRSFADDNAVYLDQADDYHSILAELQSPVQLHSDPPFTELHSEPPTLTIDPTPVQLHPHPPTLILTQSEPWNDHMEPSVDPDTSTRTTLRPWELSLSIHTLHLDPTAATNTGMAEGDQVLMVQVEEEKKEVDISLQHQEDSRQTGASAVVAEGEAEEEAEEVVKGGGEEGVEVGEMAEEGDKVVEAKIGAKVVEGGKVAEEGAKVRVEGGKVEWAKVRVEGAKAVENGAEVVEEGGAYLSPQAWAEALGEQGVSGSTEEEDGDEDEKTEDKLKSLLEDIHLEEGSEEEDEEMTEARVQEIVSQVQQAEKDVCSLPGWHSDTSSVNVEPPTPGRSVSSDLLDRQENSQENSSDSITSSSRGEPARSRHNGDNTELPPQDGSLPVSQDSANGRTGRGKEEGTLVSERKVQQHFSESGSDEERTVTTRVFRRRVILKGEQAKNIPGESVTEEQFTDEDGNIITRKVIRKVIRRVSTPTPDDQGGDRGSWDRGDPWPCPFLLEEELEQGDGAKSRKEERSGEKKLQS